The following proteins are encoded in a genomic region of Lemur catta isolate mLemCat1 chromosome 10, mLemCat1.pri, whole genome shotgun sequence:
- the ADAMTS13 gene encoding A disintegrin and metalloproteinase with thrombospondin motifs 13 isoform X9 yields MRTLHPWARCWPLCVAGVGGVLICAFLLLGGWRLPGFQQSCLQAWELEEVSSHFGADAACKGLRRQRRAAGGILHLELLVAVGPDVHQAHREDTERYVLTSLNIGSELLRDPSLGAQFRVHLVRMVILTEREDAPNITANITASLLSVCEWSRTINPADDADPGHADLALYITRFDLELPDGNRQVRGVTQLGGACSPSWSCLITEDTGFDLGVTIAHEIGHSLGLEHDGAPGSGCGPGGHVMASDGSVPGHAGLAWSACSRRQLQHLLSAGRAHCLWDPPQPQPGPGPGPERHLGEALPGLYYSADEQCHVAFGPAAVACTFAREDLVSLPVVAVARDRPSGWSALPSSCPLHVHCEHLLGARCGREARPGSAWFSAVPHLSKFLKKFEQNLTRFCLGPTNYVTGPGMAFVPTDSWLSEDTNPKQPPRVSHHWAWSQHGGLPGRSGLQSEPQAGVWLAPHKTDFQGCTGHLWAAGTFALVVPSLHKTTKDYILDMCQALSCHTDPLDQGSCSRLLIPLLDGTECGAGKWCSRGRCLSLLELTPVAAVHGHWSSWGPLSPCSRSCGGGVVTRRRRCNNPRPAFGGRTCVGADLQAELCNTQACEKSQLEFMSEQCAETDAQPLHLSPGATSFYRWGAAALHSQGDALCRHMCRAIGESFIMRRGDSFLDGTRCVPSGPREDGVLSLCVSGSCRAFGCDGRMDSQRVWDACQVCGGDNSTCSPQNGSFTAGRAREYVTFLTVTPNLTSVYVANRRPLFSHLAVRVGGRYVVAGKTSISPSTTYPSLLEDSRVEYTVALTEDRLPRLEEIRIRGRLREAIEIQVYRRYSEEYGDLTRPDITFTYFQPKPQQAWAWAAVRGPCSVSCGAGLRWVTYSCLDQARKEQVEAAQCQGSPRPPAWPEACVPAPCPPYWVAGAFGPCSVSCGGGLRERLLRCVEAQGSLLRTLPPARCGAAAQQPAPAVEPCNSQPCPARWETSAPGPCMSAGGAGLASKNVTCVRRVDGLEAPVPSGPGSIGERAPVAELGADSLGEEAPSPSGSARPEAHAGHVWTRVAGPCSVSCGRGLMGLRVLCVDSALRVPVQEELCDPASKPGSRREACHAVPCPARWRYKLATCSASCGGGVVRRTLYCARAQGEDSAEEILPDAQCQGLPRPEPQEPCSPEPCPPRWIPRRA; encoded by the exons ATGCGCACGCTTCACCCCTGGGCCAGATGCTGGCCCCTCTGTGTGGCCGGCGTTGGGGGAGTCCTCATTTGTGCCTTCCTTCTCCTGGGCGGCTGGAGACTCCCCGGTTTCCAGCAG AGTTGCCTTCAGgcctgggagctggaggaggtgTCTTCCCACTTTGGCGCTGATGCTGCCTGCAAAG GTCTCCGGAGACAGAGGCGGGCTGCAGGAGGCATCCTGCACCTGGAACTGCTAGTGGCCGTGGGCCCCGACGTCCACCAGGCTCACCGGGAAGACACGGAGCGCTACGTCCTCACCAGCCTCAACATT GGGTCAGAACTGCTGAGGGACCCGTCCCTGGGGGCTCAGTTCCGAGTGCACCTGGTGAGGATGGTCATCCTCACGGAGCGCGAG GATGCTCCCAACATCACGGCCAACATCACCGCGTCTCTGCTGAGCGTCTGTGAGTGGAGCCGGACGATCAACCCCGCGGACGACGCGGATCCTGGGCATGCAGACCTGGCGCTCTACATCACCAG GTTTGACCTGGAGCTGCCCGACGGTAACCGGCAGGTGCGGGGAGTCACCCAGCTCGGGGGCGCCTGCTCCCCCTCCTGGAGCTGCCTCATCACTGAGGACACCGGCTTTGACCTGGGGGTCACCATCGCCCACGAGATTGGGCACAG CTTGGGCCTGGAGCACGACGGCGCGCCCGGCAGCGGCTGCGGGCCCGGAGGCCACGTGATGGCGTCCGATGGCTCCGTGCCCGGCCACGCGGGCCTCGCCTGGTCAGCCTGCAGCCGCCGGCAGCTGCAGCACCTGCTCAG CGCAGGACGGGCGCACTGCTTGTGGGACCCGCCACAGCCGCAGCCTGGACCCGGACCGGGACCCGAGAGGCACCTGGGTGAGGCGCTGCCCGGCCTCTACTATAGCGCTGACGAGCAGTGCCATGTGGCCTTCGGCCCCGCGGCTGTGGCCTGCACCTTCGCCAGGGAGGACCTCGTGAGTCTGCCTGTGGTGGCGGTGGCACGGGACAGGCCATCTGGTTGGTCAGCACTGCCCAGCTCATGTCCCCTCCACGTGCACTGTGAGCACTTACTGGGTGCCAGGTGTGGCAGAGAGGCACGACCAGGGTCAGCTTGGTTTAGTGCTGTCCCTCACCTCTCCAAATTCTTAAAAAAGTTTGAACAAAATCTTACACGTTTTTGTTTGGGTCCCACAAATTATGTAACTGGTCCTGGCATGGCCTTTGTGCCCACAGACTCCTGGCTGAGTGAGGACACCAATCCTAAACAGCCACCAAGGGTTTCCCACCACTGGGCCTGGAGTCAGCATGGAGGACTACCTGGAAGAAGTGGCCTCCAAAGTGAACCCCAAGCAGGAGTGTGGCTGGCGCCCCATAAGACAGACTTCCAGGGCTGCACAGGCCATTTGTGGGCTGCAGGCACCTTTGCCTTGGTGGTCCCCTCCCTCCACAAAACAACTAAAGATTATAttttg gacatgtgccaggctctgtcctgcCATACAGACCCGCTGGACCAGGGCAGCTGTAGCCGCCTCCTCATTCCCCTCCTGGACGGGACGGAGTGTGGTGCGGGGAAG TGGTGCTCCAGGGGCCGCTGCCTCTCCCTCCTGGAGCTGACCCCCGTGGCGGCAGTGCACGGGCACTGGTCTAGCTGGGGCCCCCTGAGCCCTTGCTCCCGCTCCTGTGGAGGAGGTGTGGTCACCCGGAGGCGACGGTGCAATAACCCCAG ACCTGCCTTTGGGGGGCGTACGTGCGTCGGTGCTGACCTCCAGGCAGAGCTGTGCAACACCCAG GCCTGCGAGAAGAGCCAGCTGGAGTTCATGTCGGAGCAGTGTGCCGAGACCGACGCCCAGCCGCTGCACCTCTCCCCGGGCGCCACCTCCTTCTACCGCTGGGGCGCGGCCGCCCTGCACAGTCAAG GGGACGCTCTGTGCAGACACATGTGCCGGGCCATTGGCGAGAGCTTCATCATGAGGCGTGGAGACAGCTTCCTGGACGGGACCCGGTGTGTGCCCAGCGGCCCTCGGGAGGACGGGGTGCTGAGCCTGTGCGTGTCGGGCAGCTGCAGG GCATTTGGCTGCGATGGCAGGATGGACTCGCAGCGCGTGTGGGACGCGTGCCAGGTGTGTGGAGGCGACAACAGCACCTGCAGCCCCCAGAACGGCTCTTTCACGGCCGGGAGAGCCAGAG AATACGTCACGTTCCTGACGGTCACGCCCAACCTGACCAGTGTGTACGTCGCCAACCGCAGGCCTCTCTTCTCGCACTTGG CAGTGAGGGTCGGTGGGCGCTACGTGGTGGCCGGGAAGACAAGCATCTCCCCCAGCACCACCTACCCCTCCCTGCTGGAGGACAGCAGAGTCGAGTACACGGTGGCCCTCACCGAGGACCGGCTGCCCCGCCTCGAGGAGATCCGCATTCGGGGACGCCTCCGGGAGGCCATCGAGATCCAG GTTTATAGGCGGTACAGCGAGGAGTATGGGGACCTCACACGCCCAGACATCACTTTCACCTACTTCCAGCCTAAGCCGCAGCAGGCCTGGGCGTGGGCCGCCGTGCGCGGGCCCTGCTCGGTGAGCTGTGGGGCAG GGCTGCGCTGGGTGACCTACAGCTGCCTGGACCAGGCCAGGAAGGAGCAGGTGGAGGCTGCCCAGTGCCAAGGGAGCCCGCGGCCGCCGGCGTGGCCAGAGGCCTGTGTCCCTGCGCCCTGCCCCCCATA CTGGGTGGCTGGAGCCTTCGGCCCGTGCAGCGTCTCCTGTGGGGGAGGCCTGCGGGAGCGGCTGCTGCGCTGTgtggaggcccagggcagcctcctgAGGACCTTGCCCCCGGCCCGGTGCGGAGCAGCGGCCCAGCAGCCTGCCCCGGCGGTGGAACCCTGCaactcccagccctgccctgccag GTGGGAGACGTCAGCCCCTGGCCCATGCATGTCGGCTGGTGGAGCAGGCCTGGCCTCGAAGAACGTGACGTGTGTGAGGAGGGTGGATGGCTTGGAGGCTCCAGTGCCCTCGGGGCCCGGCTCCATAGGAGAGAGGGCACCTGTTGCTGAG ctgggTGCTGACTCCCTGGGGGAAGAGGCTCCCTCCCCATCGGGCAGTGCCAGGCCGGAGGCTCATGCGGGACACGTGTGGACCCGTGTGGCGGGACCCTGCTCCGTCTCCTGTGGGCGAG GCCTGATGGGGCTGCGTGTCCTGTGCGTGGACTCCGCCCTCAGGGTGCCTGTGCAGGAGGAGCTGTGTGACCCGGCAAGCAAGCCTGGGAGCCGGCGGGAGGCCTGCCACGCTGTCCCGTGCCCTGCGCG GTGGCGGTACAAGCTGGCAACCTGCAGCGCGAGCTGTGGGGGCGGGGTTGTGCGGAGGACCCTGTACTGTGCCCGGGCCCAGGGGGAGGACAGTGCCGAGGAGATCCTGCCGGATGCCCAGTGCCAGGGGCTGCCTCGCCCAGAGCCCCAGGAGCCCTGCAGCCCGGAGCCCTGCCCACCCAG ATGGATCCCGCGTCGTGCCTGA
- the ADAMTS13 gene encoding A disintegrin and metalloproteinase with thrombospondin motifs 13 isoform X7, whose amino-acid sequence MRTLHPWARCWPLCVAGVGGVLICAFLLLGGWRLPGFQQSCLQAWELEEVSSHFGADAACKGLRRQRRAAGGILHLELLVAVGPDVHQAHREDTERYVLTSLNIGSELLRDPSLGAQFRVHLVRMVILTEREDAPNITANITASLLSVCEWSRTINPADDADPGHADLALYITRFDLELPDGNRQVRGVTQLGGACSPSWSCLITEDTGFDLGVTIAHEIGHSLGLEHDGAPGSGCGPGGHVMASDGSVPGHAGLAWSACSRRQLQHLLSAGRAHCLWDPPQPQPGPGPGPERHLGEALPGLYYSADEQCHVAFGPAAVACTFAREDLVSLPVVAVARDRPSGWSALPSSCPLHVHCEHLLGARCGREARPGSAWFSAVPHLSKFLKKFEQNLTRFCLGPTNYVTGPGMAFVPTDSWLSEDTNPKQPPRVSHHWAWSQHGGLPGRSGLQSEPQAGVWLAPHKTDFQGCTGHLWAAGTFALVVPSLHKTTKDYILDMCQALSCHTDPLDQGSCSRLLIPLLDGTECGAGKWCSRGRCLSLLELTPVAAVHGHWSSWGPLSPCSRSCGGGVVTRRRRCNNPRPAFGGRTCVGADLQAELCNTQACEKSQLEFMSEQCAETDAQPLHLSPGATSFYRWGAAALHSQGDALCRHMCRAIGESFIMRRGDSFLDGTRCVPSGPREDGVLSLCVSGSCRAFGCDGRMDSQRVWDACQVCGGDNSTCSPQNGSFTAGRAREYVTFLTVTPNLTSVYVANRRPLFSHLAVRVGGRYVVAGKTSISPSTTYPSLLEDSRVEYTVALTEDRLPRLEEIRIRGRLREAIEIQVYRRYSEEYGDLTRPDITFTYFQPKPQQAWAWAAVRGPCSVSCGAGLRWVTYSCLDQARKEQVEAAQCQGSPRPPAWPEACVPAPCPPYWVAGAFGPCSVSCGGGLRERLLRCVEAQGSLLRTLPPARCGAAAQQPAPAVEPCNSQPCPARWETSAPGPCMSAGGAGLASKNVTCVRRVDGLEAPVPSGPGSIGERAPVAELGADSLGEEAPSPSGSARPEAHAGHVWTRVAGPCSVSCGRGLMGLRVLCVDSALRVPVQEELCDPASKPGSRREACHAVPCPARWRYKLATCSASCGGGVVRRTLYCARAQGEDSAEEILPDAQCQGLPRPEPQEPCSPEPCPPRAVVSQPGTILPPRGRWPLLERICHSWRRRLAPGIQ is encoded by the exons ATGCGCACGCTTCACCCCTGGGCCAGATGCTGGCCCCTCTGTGTGGCCGGCGTTGGGGGAGTCCTCATTTGTGCCTTCCTTCTCCTGGGCGGCTGGAGACTCCCCGGTTTCCAGCAG AGTTGCCTTCAGgcctgggagctggaggaggtgTCTTCCCACTTTGGCGCTGATGCTGCCTGCAAAG GTCTCCGGAGACAGAGGCGGGCTGCAGGAGGCATCCTGCACCTGGAACTGCTAGTGGCCGTGGGCCCCGACGTCCACCAGGCTCACCGGGAAGACACGGAGCGCTACGTCCTCACCAGCCTCAACATT GGGTCAGAACTGCTGAGGGACCCGTCCCTGGGGGCTCAGTTCCGAGTGCACCTGGTGAGGATGGTCATCCTCACGGAGCGCGAG GATGCTCCCAACATCACGGCCAACATCACCGCGTCTCTGCTGAGCGTCTGTGAGTGGAGCCGGACGATCAACCCCGCGGACGACGCGGATCCTGGGCATGCAGACCTGGCGCTCTACATCACCAG GTTTGACCTGGAGCTGCCCGACGGTAACCGGCAGGTGCGGGGAGTCACCCAGCTCGGGGGCGCCTGCTCCCCCTCCTGGAGCTGCCTCATCACTGAGGACACCGGCTTTGACCTGGGGGTCACCATCGCCCACGAGATTGGGCACAG CTTGGGCCTGGAGCACGACGGCGCGCCCGGCAGCGGCTGCGGGCCCGGAGGCCACGTGATGGCGTCCGATGGCTCCGTGCCCGGCCACGCGGGCCTCGCCTGGTCAGCCTGCAGCCGCCGGCAGCTGCAGCACCTGCTCAG CGCAGGACGGGCGCACTGCTTGTGGGACCCGCCACAGCCGCAGCCTGGACCCGGACCGGGACCCGAGAGGCACCTGGGTGAGGCGCTGCCCGGCCTCTACTATAGCGCTGACGAGCAGTGCCATGTGGCCTTCGGCCCCGCGGCTGTGGCCTGCACCTTCGCCAGGGAGGACCTCGTGAGTCTGCCTGTGGTGGCGGTGGCACGGGACAGGCCATCTGGTTGGTCAGCACTGCCCAGCTCATGTCCCCTCCACGTGCACTGTGAGCACTTACTGGGTGCCAGGTGTGGCAGAGAGGCACGACCAGGGTCAGCTTGGTTTAGTGCTGTCCCTCACCTCTCCAAATTCTTAAAAAAGTTTGAACAAAATCTTACACGTTTTTGTTTGGGTCCCACAAATTATGTAACTGGTCCTGGCATGGCCTTTGTGCCCACAGACTCCTGGCTGAGTGAGGACACCAATCCTAAACAGCCACCAAGGGTTTCCCACCACTGGGCCTGGAGTCAGCATGGAGGACTACCTGGAAGAAGTGGCCTCCAAAGTGAACCCCAAGCAGGAGTGTGGCTGGCGCCCCATAAGACAGACTTCCAGGGCTGCACAGGCCATTTGTGGGCTGCAGGCACCTTTGCCTTGGTGGTCCCCTCCCTCCACAAAACAACTAAAGATTATAttttg gacatgtgccaggctctgtcctgcCATACAGACCCGCTGGACCAGGGCAGCTGTAGCCGCCTCCTCATTCCCCTCCTGGACGGGACGGAGTGTGGTGCGGGGAAG TGGTGCTCCAGGGGCCGCTGCCTCTCCCTCCTGGAGCTGACCCCCGTGGCGGCAGTGCACGGGCACTGGTCTAGCTGGGGCCCCCTGAGCCCTTGCTCCCGCTCCTGTGGAGGAGGTGTGGTCACCCGGAGGCGACGGTGCAATAACCCCAG ACCTGCCTTTGGGGGGCGTACGTGCGTCGGTGCTGACCTCCAGGCAGAGCTGTGCAACACCCAG GCCTGCGAGAAGAGCCAGCTGGAGTTCATGTCGGAGCAGTGTGCCGAGACCGACGCCCAGCCGCTGCACCTCTCCCCGGGCGCCACCTCCTTCTACCGCTGGGGCGCGGCCGCCCTGCACAGTCAAG GGGACGCTCTGTGCAGACACATGTGCCGGGCCATTGGCGAGAGCTTCATCATGAGGCGTGGAGACAGCTTCCTGGACGGGACCCGGTGTGTGCCCAGCGGCCCTCGGGAGGACGGGGTGCTGAGCCTGTGCGTGTCGGGCAGCTGCAGG GCATTTGGCTGCGATGGCAGGATGGACTCGCAGCGCGTGTGGGACGCGTGCCAGGTGTGTGGAGGCGACAACAGCACCTGCAGCCCCCAGAACGGCTCTTTCACGGCCGGGAGAGCCAGAG AATACGTCACGTTCCTGACGGTCACGCCCAACCTGACCAGTGTGTACGTCGCCAACCGCAGGCCTCTCTTCTCGCACTTGG CAGTGAGGGTCGGTGGGCGCTACGTGGTGGCCGGGAAGACAAGCATCTCCCCCAGCACCACCTACCCCTCCCTGCTGGAGGACAGCAGAGTCGAGTACACGGTGGCCCTCACCGAGGACCGGCTGCCCCGCCTCGAGGAGATCCGCATTCGGGGACGCCTCCGGGAGGCCATCGAGATCCAG GTTTATAGGCGGTACAGCGAGGAGTATGGGGACCTCACACGCCCAGACATCACTTTCACCTACTTCCAGCCTAAGCCGCAGCAGGCCTGGGCGTGGGCCGCCGTGCGCGGGCCCTGCTCGGTGAGCTGTGGGGCAG GGCTGCGCTGGGTGACCTACAGCTGCCTGGACCAGGCCAGGAAGGAGCAGGTGGAGGCTGCCCAGTGCCAAGGGAGCCCGCGGCCGCCGGCGTGGCCAGAGGCCTGTGTCCCTGCGCCCTGCCCCCCATA CTGGGTGGCTGGAGCCTTCGGCCCGTGCAGCGTCTCCTGTGGGGGAGGCCTGCGGGAGCGGCTGCTGCGCTGTgtggaggcccagggcagcctcctgAGGACCTTGCCCCCGGCCCGGTGCGGAGCAGCGGCCCAGCAGCCTGCCCCGGCGGTGGAACCCTGCaactcccagccctgccctgccag GTGGGAGACGTCAGCCCCTGGCCCATGCATGTCGGCTGGTGGAGCAGGCCTGGCCTCGAAGAACGTGACGTGTGTGAGGAGGGTGGATGGCTTGGAGGCTCCAGTGCCCTCGGGGCCCGGCTCCATAGGAGAGAGGGCACCTGTTGCTGAG ctgggTGCTGACTCCCTGGGGGAAGAGGCTCCCTCCCCATCGGGCAGTGCCAGGCCGGAGGCTCATGCGGGACACGTGTGGACCCGTGTGGCGGGACCCTGCTCCGTCTCCTGTGGGCGAG GCCTGATGGGGCTGCGTGTCCTGTGCGTGGACTCCGCCCTCAGGGTGCCTGTGCAGGAGGAGCTGTGTGACCCGGCAAGCAAGCCTGGGAGCCGGCGGGAGGCCTGCCACGCTGTCCCGTGCCCTGCGCG GTGGCGGTACAAGCTGGCAACCTGCAGCGCGAGCTGTGGGGGCGGGGTTGTGCGGAGGACCCTGTACTGTGCCCGGGCCCAGGGGGAGGACAGTGCCGAGGAGATCCTGCCGGATGCCCAGTGCCAGGGGCTGCCTCGCCCAGAGCCCCAGGAGCCCTGCAGCCCGGAGCCCTGCCCACCCAG GGCAGTGGTTTCTCAACCAGGGAcaattttgcctcccaggggacgTTGGCCACTCCTGGAGAGAATTTGTCACAGCTGGAGAAGGAGACTTGCTCCTGGCATCCAGTGA